The stretch of DNA GTCAACTCATCTTTTGTATCCTTAGGCCTGGATATTCGAGGCCCAATTTACATTTACAGTAAATAAAAAATGGGCCAATCCTAAATTTAAGGCCCAATTCAACCTCAAGGCTTAGTACCAAAAAATGAACCcattacattaaaaaataaaaatatcatccTTTTCCACTATCCATTATCAAGCAGATAAGCACCCGCCACCACCACTCTCTAACTAGTATCGGCGACGGCAACGCCGCCGGCGACAGAAATAACAGCTCACTTCTGTTCTCCCCTTCCGCTTTCTTCCGCTCTGCTTCTTCCCACCTTCACAATCCGTTTACCTCTGCCACTTTGCCTGTGCCTCGCTGTAAGTCTTGGATATTTTGCCGCCGTTTTGCTTGCTATAAGAGTCTTGTTGATGCTGTGTGATGAGAGATTATACGATTCCAAGAGTAGTTAATGTGTTTTCTTTTGAAGCTTGTTTGAGTTTGTGCCGTGCTTTATacgtgtttgatgaaatgcttaaTACGAGAATGGGTTGTAAGGGTAGAATACGTTTCCCGTGAGGCCAACTACTGAGTAGATGGGTTAGCTCTTCTTCTTCATAGTTCAGTAGATAGTATTATGGTCCTGCAACAGGACTTGCAAAGATACACTAATTGAGGACTGCTGTGTtcttgttccttttattttagcagcaaaattgcaaaaaaaaaatgcattttTTTGGGTGGTATATTGtgtctttcttctttgtttatgtACTATTCATAATTTGGATTTAAGCTTAGAATGATTTCAAGATAATTAAGTGCTGTTTTTTGTGAGTAACATAAGGACATCATGTTTCTTATTCACTGTGTAtcctttctttgattttttcagTATATCGATGCTGCATGCAACATCACTTGCCCTGGCTTTTGTTTGAGCTGTCCCAGGAACCTTCATTGTCCTCGTGATTCGACAAAGGCTTTGGTTAGAGTGAGGTTTTCGGTTCGCTGTTTGGTACCAGGGTCAAAGAATGGAGCTACTAAAGTGGAGTATACTCCTTGGCTTGTTGTAGGCCTGGGTAACCCTGGAAGTAAATACCATGGAACTAGGCACAATGTAATAAGTTATTCACCACGCAGTTCTTGAAAGTTCTTAAGCACAATAATCTTCTCATGGTTTGATGTGTgaatcttttgtttgtttttttttccctATCTGTTAGGTGGGATTTGAAGTAATCGATAACATTTCTAAAGCAGAAGGGACTCGGATGAACACAATACAGTCTAAGGCATTGATTGGAATAGGTAAATCATCGCCCagcaattattttattcttattaatattTTCCCCCTCTTTTCCTCCTCCAAATTTATCGGCTTCATTTATCTTGGTAACTTTAGCATTGATTTGCCTTTTCTTCTGTTATCTTGTATAGGTTCTATAGGAGATGTACCAATTTTGCTTGCAAAGCCTCAAACATACATGAACTTTAGTGGTGAATCGGTTAGTTTCATTTCATCACATAATTGCTAGATTTTCTATGATACATACATGCACACTTAGTGAAATTGGTAATAACTCAAGTCAACAATATATCTGATCtactaattttttgtatacGTTGGTATTACATCTTTTGTGTCTCACATTCATACAAATGACTTATGAATTGTTAACCCTTTTTTCTCATTTATTTTCCTAATTTTTCTTACTTCTAATAATCCTAAAGATTGGGCCTCTTCTTGCATATTATCAAGTACCCCTTCGTCATATTTTAGTAGTATGTTTTCTAACCTTACTTCTAGTTGAAGGTAGTCAATGATGACAATTTACAAGTTCCTTAAAGGTTACTGGGAATTTTGTGTAGGTTTATGATGAAATGAGTCTTCCAAATGGTGTTTTAAGGCTTCAACCTAAAGGAGGACATGGTTACGACAATGGGTAATGCTTGTTGAATTGTTTTGGACACCCTTTGTCTTACTTCTCAAGAATTTGCATTATGAAGTGCTTTCTTTAAAGTATATTCTGACATTCTGACCTATTTACTGGCTTAATTTCTTCTTGTCATTTTGACTTCTTTCTATCAACATTtcctctttgattttttttttttttttaaagaagttCCTTTTTCTGTAATCACTTCACAGAAATGCATGAACCTTAACTATGAACCCTGAACCCAACTGTACCCTGATTTTTCTTCAAGCCATGTTCAATCATATTTGACCTTGTTCTTCCAGCATCAATCCATCTATCATATTGAGCATATATATCAGAAAATACCACATAATGAAGGGCATTTCTCGGTTCAAGTTTAAGGAGGTGATGGAGTTAGCACATTACCCAAATTATGAAAGGTTCCCTTCCCCTACTAGTATAAACCAGACTCCTTGGTTACTGAAAATGCACCTGAAACCTTTCGCAACAGCCTTCGGACAAACACCGGGACCCAACCTACAGTTTTGAGGAACACATTTGAGTTTTGTAACACAATAAGAGTACTTACTTATACTGATGGAAACTCACCAGTTATGCACTATAGTTTGTGGATTGAGCTTAGATGGAAATGCATTGAAGGTTTCTTCCCTAAAGAGTTATCACAATAAGAGTCAAATCTATGAACACATGTACGATTTAAGAACGTGACATCGTAAATACATAAAAGCATTATGTATATATAGTGATTATACCAGTTCACTGGAGTCCAGTTTTCCAAACGGGCTATTTCTTGCGCTTTCAGTACAAAATATTGATAGCCATCTTTCGGAGTCAAGTTGTTAGTCTGGAGCCTGCATTTCAGTTTATGGTCAAAACACCGAATAGGCATCAAGCATAAACATTGTGAAAAAATGAAGTGTCTAAAATGGGAAAAGAGAAGCTGAGAAACTAGATTGTCTGTTTGAACATCGAAGCTCTGCAcggtggaaaaaaaaaaaagaaaagaagagaaaatatgacGGGATCACTTTACCAGTCCTATACATATGAGAAGTTCTACTTGAGATTCCAATAATTTATGTGATCAAATGCTAACTGCTTTACATGAACAACAATTAAAGCATCACAAAATATAAACAGGTTAGTACCATTGTTTTACATGAGGAGTTTTGCTCCAGCAATCTGTCAAACAAAACATAGTTCTTACATCAGTTCGCAGCGGTCCACATTAAGTCTTAATTACAGTAATCATTCAAAGTCTAAACTCTAAAGAACAGACTTTTTTATCAACTGAAAACAGTCAAACTGAAATAGCTCAAATGGGAAAATCTTTCTCAACTctgaaaaattattatatacaaaatTAAGAAGTAACCAAAAACCagaacaaattataattaattgaacTATTTCAACTATAAGGTAACAGCTAGTTTAAGAATGTCATCAAGCACTACTATGGAGGTACTACACATCAGAACAAACTAGTTTCAATAGTATTGACAAAGCCGACTATGATTACACAAGAAGTCATCAATGATTTATATCAGAGAATACAATTATTAATGTAGCACACAAATCCAGAAAGAACAGAATAACTGTGAGGCTCCAAGTTTTAACAGAAGCTAACCTGTCAGAATACCAGAAAAGACATCGAAAGTAAAATTCGTTGAAACATCTAATGGCTCCCTACAGGTAGGTGATAGCCAAAGATCCGGATATCCGGCACCCCTACACatttaaagaaaacaaaaaaggaaagaaagaaagaatgcatgaaagtaaaacaaagaaaaatgagttaatttttattggatGCGCATTAAACTTAATGTTCATGAAGCCAAAAATATGTTTAACATGTGGCTTTTGTCTTCTTGATTTCAAGGTAACAATCTGACCAAGCAAATATGGAAGGGGAAAAAAACTTAGCAACTCCTCACTATGACAAACAAAATTGTGAATTCAATGTCAAACCATAGCACTGCTTCGAGGATACATTGAGCTAAATACCGGCAATCAACATCTAATTTTCCGATGAAGGACTTAATGTAATTATATATTGCATTTTTCAAACTATAATCATCAACTTCTCTATGGTAAACTATTGTCTTTCAAAACTTGAAGTAATTACAATGAGCTATAAAAAGTATATGAAATTCAATGCTCTTACTGTGTAACCATAATAAAGCCAATTACTATCATACTATCAAGCTGCACTTAAGGTATCAGAAAATGTTTTTATACCATGATTCTGCATATATTCATCAAATGGATGATCATTATAGCTTAACAGGCACAACAGGGGGGAAAAATCATAGTCGGCAAGCATAATTTGCatgataaatatattaaatcatcATTGATAGCTAAAAAACTGTACCATAGTATGAACTTCAAAAGGGGTAACCTCACCTCTCATTTTGCCAAAACTTTTAGCAGCACATGGTGCAACatggaataaaaataagaggaaAAACAGTATTAGTCTTTGATAGATAAAGAAAATTGACTCAGATATGCCCTGAAAAGTAACAAGTTGGTAAAAGGAAAATATCCATGGATCAATTAACATTATTTTGGAATATAGAACATGTTACATTTATAGCCCTTCCCCATCTTCAGttctaaaacaattttttttattaaaaaaaaaagaatttcatTAGATGAGGAGAAGGATAATACAAAATGTGGGGACAAGGTcctatcaattttttatttctttagctCATCTATTCTTATTCAAACGAAAAAAAAGGTGTGCTAACTTTTTTTAAAGCTCCATCCCAGAATTTAAATGAAAGTTATTTTCagctttctttttaaaatagataaaatataaaaactcaCAAATAAGCAATTATTATAGATTATAGATTTTAGATttctataaatattataaaagttaTATGGATAAATGCCAAGTCACCAACAAACTCATGactcattattattgttgattattatttttgtctctgTTTATTCTTTTGCGAACTTTCCTTCTCCATGGGATTGGATATATACAATGAAATTGGATATATacaatgaaaatcaaatgacAAAAAAGAGAGCATTAGCATAGTTATTTCACAACTCCTCCATAAAACAAGTTAGGGGATTGGATATCTACAATGAAAatcaaacaacaaaaaaagagCATTTAACATagctatttaaaaaaaatgaaaactgcATCGGTTCATTCTTCGGGTGGTGGTCTCAAGTTGGGATTTGACAGCAATACTCTTGTAGGATCATATGAATTTACCTCGACCCCAAATAAAGGGGTAAATATCTGAATAACTGAATTAAAGTTAACTAATCCAAATCCATTCCTACCAAAAGATGGCCTATGACTGTTAAGGTAA from Arachis duranensis cultivar V14167 chromosome 4, aradu.V14167.gnm2.J7QH, whole genome shotgun sequence encodes:
- the LOC110280385 gene encoding beta-hexosaminidase 1-like; amino-acid sequence: MPIRCFDHKLKCRLQTNNLTPKDGYQYFVLKAQEIARLENWTPVNWEETFNAFPSKLNPQTIVHNWLGPGVCPKAVAKGFRCIFSNQGVWFILVGEGNLS